Part of the Cellulomonas hominis genome, CGCCCCGCTCGCCGGCGCCCTGCTGGCGGACACGATCCGGTACCTCATCGCCACGACGCTGACGATGGTCATGGGCCTGATCATGGGCTGGCGGCCGGACGGCGGGACCGTCGGGGTCGTCGCCGCGGGGCTGCTGGTCGTGGTCAGCGCGTGGGCGCTGTCCTGGATCTTCGCCTTCTTCGGCGTGATCGCCCGCTCCGCGTCGTCGGTGCAGGGCATCTCGATGATCGTGCTGTTCCCGCTGACGTTCGCGTCGAACGCGTTCGTCCCCGCGGACACGCTGCCCGGGTGGCTGAAGGCGTTCGTGGACGTCAACCCGGTGTCGCACCTGGTGACGGCCGCGCGGGACCTCACGCTCGGCAACGGGATCACCGCGGACGCCGGGTGGGCGCTGCTCGGTGCGGCGATCGTGGTCGCGGTGTTCGCGCCGCTCACGGTGCGGGCGTACATGCGGCGGGCCTGAGCGCCGCCGCGCGGCCGCGGGGGCGGGGAGGGCCGGGTCAGGCCGTCCCCGCCCCCGCGGCGTGCAGCAGCTCGACGGCGCGCACCACGTCGTCGCCGTGCGGGAGGGCCGCAGCCGCCGTGCGGGCGCGCTCGACCACCGCCTCGCCGTACCGCTCGGCCGCGAGCGCCAGGTGCGGCGCCAGCACGCCGCACGGGAAGTCCTGCCGGGCGCCGATCCGCTCCGCGAGCGCCAGCAGCTCCAGCCCGCCCGGGTCCTCGGGCGCCACCGCGACCCGCCACGTGCCGACGCCGGTGAGCAGCGTGCCGAGGACAGGACGGTCGGTGAAGCCCGCCCGGCCGGTGAGGTCGGCCTCCGGGATCGCCCGCACGGCCTCGGCCAGCGCCGGCTCGTCCGCGCGGCC contains:
- a CDS encoding ABC transporter permease, producing the protein MTTLTPARPAAPAVDPQSLARAASNRVTPGAAVRQSFTMGWRGLLKVRRTPEQLFDVTVQPILFTLMFTYIFGGAIAGDVQSYLPFFIPGILVQTVITTSVVTGVQLREDMDKGVFDRFRSLPIARIAPLAGALLADTIRYLIATTLTMVMGLIMGWRPDGGTVGVVAAGLLVVVSAWALSWIFAFFGVIARSASSVQGISMIVLFPLTFASNAFVPADTLPGWLKAFVDVNPVSHLVTAARDLTLGNGITADAGWALLGAAIVVAVFAPLTVRAYMRRA